ATTTATTGACCCAACTCTAATGCCCATTGACTCAGAGGAGTTCATTTCTATGGTACCCCGAGCACATAAATTCTCATTTGCACCACTGGGACAGTGACTGGACATTGAGCATGGATTACAGAGATTAATAAATTAGCGAGAGAAATCCGGCTCAGCTTAATAAAGAAGGTGATCAATATGTTACTGACCCAATTCATTTGGTTGTTTTGCAGATTTAGTTTCAATTGGATGTGTAACTGGAACAAACAAGTTGCAAACACAGAGGATTTGCTCTTTaggaagggagagaaaatgtaaaaaaagaaaaagtacctGCAGCCGTCATGGTTGAAAGTACATGTTCTGCACATCCCATTTGATTCACCACAGTAGGATCAATTTGCATGTTTTGTAGCGTTGTTCAAATTCACCGTTTGTTCCAGCTCCCACCCTCATCGGCGCGCTTCACCTGGACCTCATCATTCATCTACTCCAACTTCAGCGTCCTCATTGTTGCCTTTTGGGTCTCAGGTTGAACAGTGGTGGTCATTATCCATCGGCTTGTATTAGCAAAGAGTTCCGTTGCCTCAAATGGTGTGAAAACGTGAAACCGGAGGCTTCAAAGTGCCCGCTACTCCCTGCAGAGACATGAATAATTCCCGTGCCTACTTCTCCCAACGCTCCGGGCCTCCAAGCCCGTTGCACAACAAGCTCAGCTGAAAATACAAATATCATCAGCACTGCCTCAGCCTCTCCACGCAAAGCCCATGATACACTTTCAATTACTGATGCCAAATCTCCCCAACAAGCTGTCCTTGTGTGCAGTTTATCGGCTTGAAGGCGATAGAGAAGCTTGAGAGTCATTACACCCCTATGCAGTCAAGCCCacaatcactcacacacactttcctcatCCCACTCTGCCgttattaacacacacacatacagtagacacacacacacgcacacacacatggaagaaGATCTCGATCTCATTTGCACTTTGTTTCCTCCGATGTGTAATTTGTGTTGAGGGTGCTGCAGAAGTGGGTTAAGTAGTGTACCCAAGGTACGAGGGAGCATTATCTCTCCATTCTCTCCTCCATCAGACTCAACCAGCCCAGCGGGGGACACTCATTTACTTTATGGAATATTACTTTCTCTCTGTTACCATGGCAGCCGCTATAAAAAGATTTTCTTCTGATCGCCATTATTTGATTTCCCCGCGCCCCCCGCATACGCCAAGGAAAATCCCTTATTGATTTTCCTTTCTCATATGTTTTGAgtgcagagagaagaaatgAACATACCGTGAAGTACTTACAGTAACACAAAAGGGGATTCATCACGCTGAGGTTTTATTGCACTTTTACAGACGCACGCTGCTCACGTGCATTTCTGCGATTGCTGCACTCTGGATCCCAACTGTACCGATCAAATGTTCCAAAATGAGAATTTccccgtttgtttgtttgtctcgcAGGATTGTCAAGGAGCATCTTGGTGAGCAGGAAGTGGCCATTTCCTTGACAATTGACtccttggaggaggaggacctgggCAATTATTCCTGTTATGTGGAGAATGGTAATGGCCGTCGCCAAGCCACCATCCAGCTCTTCAGACGGGGTAAGAGCTCTTTGACGTTTCCCACTGAAACCTCGAGGAGTGGTAACCCCTCGGCATCCAGGTctttgcatttcctttccccTGGAAGGAACTTTAAGGTTGGAAAAATGTACATAATCCCTTATTTTCTGACACTACCATGTATATTGAGTAAAGAAGTATCGAAAGCCCTGCTGCTCTATTTCTTCAGATGAAAATATTCTagatgttgatgatgttgtttGCTTTATTTACATTAAACAGTCATGGTATAAAACTGTTGTGTTTTATAGCTTGTTTTTTGATGATGTCTTTAAGTAGCCACTCAAGCAgggtgttttatttaaagaggAAGACTCCATATACCTCACTTCATACAACCACAGACTTTTCAGCAGTGTTTTCAACAGCATCCTTCTGTCTATTCTTTCCGGtccatttttccttttccattcaCACGTTTGCAATCTGTGCGTGAGCTCCAGTTGGTTGTGGTATTGCTCTCTACATGTTCTCCAGCAGCTGTGTAACCGTTTTGACTCTCTAGCATGACTTGTCTGAAGCTCTTTTCACGCACTGGTTGTCATGCTGCAAAGAGAGGTAATTTAATGGCTGTTTAAACAGCAAATTAGTCCTCCGCTTTTCCCAAAAGGCCAATAAGTTCAGCATACAATTACAATTTAAGAAtttatctgtctgtctccccgCTTTGATCTTTGTCTCAGTGACTGTCTTTTGTATACGGCCCGGTTCCTTTTGAGGAGTCTTTGTAGACTCCAGACAGCTTCATTTAACACTCCCTGTCAAAGTAGCATTTCCACAGAGAGTCAAGCTTTCTCGCTCTTCCTCTCGCTCTATCTCTCTCTATCGCTCTCTCTCATTATTCTGATGTTTATTTCATGCTTCTCCTCCCTGAATGCACCAGTCATAAACCCTGCGGCATGTATGTGGATGTCTCTGCAGGCTTCCTTGCCTTCCTaatgagggggagagagaatggACATATGGTGAATGATTGTTAGTTAATAGCATTACAGTTTTAAGGGAACAGCCATGAAATTACTTTTTACACTGTTAAAATAACACCACTATCTTTCTGAGATCATTAGTTGTTCTGTTCTTGTTAGTTGTTGAACTACTTTCAGCAGCAGGTTCCAAGTCAAACTCACATTAAATTCAATTATCGCTCATATGAAGAGAagtgattaaaatatatatatatatatatatatatatatatatatatatatatatatatatatatatatatatatatatatctctaatGTCGCCAAAAGAAAGGTCAAGTTATTTGCAGTGTACATAATCTGTAATAAAGTAGTGGCTGCGTtgcggttgccatggcagccgtgcacagtgacagaaatatatggTGGACCTGATCTAGCTGAGCCGACCAGGTAAATGCCGCTCTCATACAGCGCATAACTCATCATTCTGCAGGCTGGGTCtctggagagacggagaggagataGTAGAGAAGATAAATGCAGAGAAAGACAAtgggagggaaaggagggggcGGAGAAGGGAGAAAAGGTATGATGGAGAGGGGAGTGAGTGAGACGAGTCGACtgaagccttttgttttgaaaatgtccCCATCCGTGTCCACAATTGTCCCAGGTCCCACTATGGACTCCAACTAATGTGCAGAGCTGTGTCATTGGTGGGCTATTCCAAagaaatgaatgtaatttctcatcccccccccctccctcccgccacCCCCCTCCATTTGTCTGGCTGCACTATGCCCTCTCATTTTTCCCAAAGTCATTATGAGCCACGGGTTCATGCTGCTGAAAATACTGATTTTCAGTGCGAAGCCTTCCggcaaatgtaaatgtgtcctGTAAGTGCCTCATGCTGTGAGTTTAACAGGGAAACAGGGAGGAAAAGAATAACAAAAGTCCAAACCTCTGCTGAAATATGAAGAAAATTGCTTGCTTTTGTGTATGCATAAGGGGTGTGTGTATCCCCCGTCCTGCGCCAAGATTGTCTCGcccatttaaaatatattctgGTCTGTGTGTCATCCTCAGCAGAGCTCATGTACACGGTGGAGCTGGCAGGAGGGCTGGGAGcgatcctgctgctgctcatctTCCTCATCTCCCTCTACAAATGCCACAAGATAGAGCTGATGCTCTTCTACAGGAGGCACTTTGGCAGCGAGGATGTGGATGGAGGTAAAGGTGGCACCAAGGGTCACAAAACAAATCCTCCGTCTGTTTCCCACTGATGACATACGACCTGCTTTTACCTTTTTCACCAGCCCTTCTTTTCCAAAGTAGGATGTTGGGGCGAGCGTAGATGACTGCGTGTGTGGGTTTTGTTTTACATGGATGTGAATAGTTTTCGTTTCTCTGGCCACGTGCGTGATttactgtgtgtgagagagcctGTCAGAGCCTTTATCCATAACAGACTCCCTGGTAGATACAAATGTCTTCCCCTATCTCAGTGACAGGAGcccatttcctctctctctctctgtgtcaacTGTTAGCGTGGAGATTGTGTGCATTGCTGCGACGGCGGCATGGGGCAGAGAGGAGGCAGATTTTCAATTTGTTGCCCATTTAAAAAGAGATCAGTCTCAATCTGTCACGGAATGATGCCCACCCTTTCCTGTCGAAGGCCAGATAGGGGGACGTTGGGACCGGGCAGACTCGAAGCTCCTTCCCTGAGAGCAAAATGGCGAGAGCATACAAGCTTACATTTGAGGACAACTTCTTGTTTCCTCTGAGGATTATAGTTAACTTTCGCTTCAGTTAAAGGTTCGTCTGTTCGTGTCCCAGAATCTTCCCTGTTtcgctttgttgtttttttgctatttctgcttcctttttgaaaaaattcTGGAAAGACTGAGCTCATTTTTTAATCATTGAATTGTTTCTACAGTAGCATGAATTATCTATTACACGCTGTTTTGTTGACTCAAACCGCCACATGATTAAGTCATACCGTCAGGGAACCGCAGATACAAGCTGTTTTGATTTTCCAAGTTTGCTAGGTGGTTAATTTGAGGTTGGTTGCTAATTTGAAGGCGGCGTTTGATGTGTGGATGCTATCGAGCGCAGCGCTGGCCCCTCCAGTAGCTTTCAAAGCGATGTGTGCTCCTCAAAGACTTTGTGAAAAAGGCCCTTCTCCCTTTCTTGCTGGCCCACAATGCCGTTTCCACAGAGCATAATGACTAGGACCCACTGAACATGTCACAAGTAGTGCTTTTCCCCATCATCTATTTTCTGCCTTTCCAGTTCTCCCCTCTGTCTTCTGGGAAATCATTTTGAGCTGTGGAATAGGATACGCTTCAGTCTTTATTTGGGTATTTTTTGTATCTAGTTCAATTTACTTTGCACATACTACACAGACCACCAGAACaaatgttgttgtgtcattttgtTGGCTGGCTGTGTGGTTTGGAGGAGCAGTTATGCTGCTGCAGCATGAGAAGAGCGAGATCATCGAAGAAATCTCAAACTTGAATTTGCTGAACGAAACTTATCAAGTAGTTGATGCGAACCAGCATGCAGACGCAACATAATACTCTTTGTTTGTTCCATCATGTTTTACTGTGGTTTGAAGACTGTCGCCTACATTATATTGAAACTTATACCGTATATTTAGTAAAATAAATGACCTCctgttttaatttattattgttattataatatgatatcatacattttttataatcTTTGATTAAATTACTATTCAATACCGTGTGAATAAAACTGTTTTGTGTGCTAATGAAAATTGTACGATTCAACAATGATTTCaatgtaatttaaatatattacagTGTGGTTATGCTTTGATAAACCCACTAAGTAATTActatctcttttcttttttttaaaatcattttgtgCTATGCCAATTAGATTTGGATCAAAAATGAAGGAGCACAGGGTTTTGTGTTTAGGGTTTATAATTGAAATTGCTTTGAAAGTTGAGCCAAAGCAATTGTAAACCGCTGGAAtgcgggggggggattttaaatgCGGCGGCTCCAATCAAAAACGGGTTCACTGCTCAGGTGTCCTCCTAATGCGTGGACACGCTTTTTATCATGCGGCCAGGACTTCATCATGTCAATGCATTTAGTGCACTTTCTTCATGGGCCCCTGCGTGTCGTTTCTCTGcgtgttttagaaaacaaaGACTACGATGCCTACCTGTCCTACACCAAAGTGGACCCGGACCAGTGGAGTCAGGAGACCAAGGAGGAGGAGCGCTTTGCCCTGGAGATCCTGCCCGACGTCCTGGAGAAACATTACGGCTACAAACTCTTCATTCCAGATCGGGACCTCATTCCAACCGGAAGTAAGATCGCATGGACGTGGTTGCACTCATATATTCACGTTTGATAATCGCATCGCAGTGTGAGGGCATTGGTGGCGTACCTGGAACTGAGGTATTGGGTCAGTGGCTCGTATGGGCTGAGACTCAAAGGGGAATGAAGCTCCCAACTggttttttcttctccaccttGTGAATGTCAGCGAGTAAGAAGTGTAAATTGCAGAGTCAGATCGACGGTGGTGAAGAGGAGGATTATAGGGAGCAACAGAAGAAGCCATCAAAGATGTGTACTTAACATAAGTCGAGGCTGTCTACTCTAGAGCATGGATGCAGGGGCGGAGTAGATCCAAAGTGAGTGGCATTTTGCTCCGAGAAAAAGTCAGCGTGAATTGAGAAGGAGAGAGTTGGAGATCAGAGTGATTGAGTATGGACTCCCTAGACTATTACTTGTCACCAAACATTGGCAGCGATGACAGCTCACGGACTGCAGACAAAGGAGAGCGGGAGAGCAGCCGGCTGTCACCGCAGAGACGGGCGAGAGTGGACCGGCGGTTGCGGCAGATTCAGGAAGTGTCAAGAATGACAGGACTAAAACGTCTGGAGGAGAACGGCTTCCAAACAGATCATTCAGTCATACAGAGTGATCTGAGATCCATGATGAGTCGATTCTTCTTGTGCCATAGTGTTTGGCCATGTTGAACTTTGCAAAAGGAAGTCGTGAAGCGGAGACCAGGGAGACAGCATGTGTTCAACATGTATAAGCGGTGTTGACGGGTGTTTGAGATGTGGTTGAGGCCCTTTGCTTGTTAACCTCATTTGTCAGAAGTGTTTATGTGTTGTcagtcctttattttttttattcaccgTCAATGTTTTGTGTTTAACATGTTTTGCTTTGTGGGCAGATTTGAGTacattcacactcacaaacGACTAGTAGATGATTATTCTAAATTTACAAATGAGATAAGAACAAAATCCAATACTATCGACCAATTGTTCTGTATCCTCTGGATAAAAGGTCCTAGTATTTCACACGGCCTATTTTTATATTACATACTAGAGTCATGGGAATACGCTATACAGAGTGTACCAGGGGCTGATATATTGAACAAATTCATCATCTTCCCTGGTTTTCGTCCATGCATTAAACATAAATCCATGAAAATTCTGTCTGAACATAATTCTCATGCGTGATAACTCAGTGTGCTCTAGTTAGTAGtaatgctgtgtgtttgtactgtagGCTTCATGTGGAAAAGATAAAACGCAAACACGTCCTAGTTGGTCCAGATAGAATTAAACATCATTGGGAAATGTTTGAAGGCTGCGAGTCCTGCCGCCTCTTTCCTTTAATCAAAAGAAAATTGCTGCCGGCGTCAGTGCCAAGCAAACTCATTTAAGATGAATGTCCAATCAAAAGAACATGGTATATGATTAATCatatgtgaaataaaaaaagaagagcgcGAGGAGAAGCGGACGCTTTTCACAACTGTGTTgagcatgtttctgtgtctgtacTGTGTTCTGCCTGTGACCTAAATgtccaaatgtttatgtttagGTCTCACCAATGAGCATTACCAGGACGAAAGGCGACTCTTTGGAGGTACCCGCCCTCAGTTTCCTCTTCTATCAGCTGCTATCCTTTACTTGCTCCTAGGAAGTCACCAGGGTGGCACCAGGGTGTGATCTGAACCATTCAGTGGACAGCGACGGCCTAATCCTATTGACTGTGCGGCCGTATCAATCATGGCCCCCCCCCATCGAGAGCCATTTATTGGTGTGCTTAGCTTTTTCTGCTGGTCTTCCCTCCAGCATTGATTAGCATACACACAATAATACATTACACTGCTCCAGAACATATTAAACTGAACAAACACCAGGCTTTTGGATATGCATGTGCACGTGCATACATGGTCCCTTGGTTTTTCTCGATACACCTTGAGCTACAGACTAAATGAGCTGTCATTTGAGCAGATGCTTTAGGGGAACAGCCAATGTCATTGTCTTGTGTTTCGTGCCTAATGATGTATGTGCATCcttgttttcatggtcctgtcCTCATTGAATCATATATGTACCTCAAAACTTACTGGATGCGTACCGCTCCGCTATTTCACTGCTCCCTTGTCTCACGGATGTTTCTGCGTTTCTCTTTGACCGGCCGTTTCCTGCAGCGTACATCGAGGACGTGGCGCGCTGCGTGGACCAGAGCAAGCGCCTCATCATAGTCATGACACCCAACTACGTGGTGCGGCGAGGCTGGAGCATCTTCGAGCTGGAGACGCGGCTGCGCAACATGCTGGTGACCGGTGAGATCAAAGTCATCCTGATCGAGTGCGCCGAGCTGCGCGGCATCATGAACTACCAGGAGGTGGAGGCCCTCAAGCACACCATCAAAACCCTCACTGTCATCAAGTGGCGCGGCCCCAAGAGCAACAAGCTCAACTCCAAGTTCTGGAAGCAGCTGCAGTACGAGATGCCGTTCCGGCGCACAGAGCCCATGCTCACCAACGAGCCGGCGCTGGACGTCAGCGAGCAGGGCCCCTTCGGGGAGCTGCAGACCGTCTCCGCCATCTCCATGGCGGCGGCCACCTCCACCGCCATGGCGACCGCCCACCCCGAGCTGCGTTCCACTTTCCACAACACGTACCACACCACCATGAGGCAGAAACACTACTACCGCAGCTACGAGTATGACTTACCCCCAGGAGGGACCCTGCCGCCTCTCTCCTCGCTGGGGAACCAGCACACCTACTGCAACATCCCGCTGACACTGCTGAACGGACAGAGGCCCCCCGGGAAGAGCCGAGAGCACAGCCTAGAGGAGGCGCACGCCAACAACGCCATGCTCCCTCTTCTGCCGAGAGAAACCAGCATTTCCAGCGTCATCTGGTAATGGCGAAGAGGCTCAGCGTCAGCTGTGGGGAGATCGGCCGGAGCCAGACACGGCGAGGCTCAGTCTGGTAGCTTTTAGGAACACAGTTTATGGTCGCGATTACGGCGTAAGTCTTCTGGATCCGTTCGGTTCAAACCGTTGTCAACTGGAAGCAAGTGGCGGCGACGCAGCAGGTTTTTCGGGctctcctttgtttgtttgtttttttttcaagtggaCAGCGAGTCTGTATGCAGGGGAGGTTTTCCATGTGGAACTACAGGAGATATAATGAGGACACCCTTTTATCTAGAAGCGAGATACAGACTTGCGAGAACTCTACATCAAAAACGCAACACTCTATGGCAATgtgcatacacatacacacacagatgtgcaaacacacaaacaaaaggaaaacagggTCTTGTACATAtgtttcaatttatttgtagcatcagtgttttcctgttttgttctttggtttattttattcaaccaTGTTTGTTGCCTTCTGCACTGCAGGACTTTTGCTTTAACTTGTAATTGcatattttgtattgttttgttttctactcTTATTTCAATCCGCTTGTTTGGAAAGCCAGTATGTCATGTACCTGCGCTgtcgtgttttatttttgtttgtttgtttttaaatctttgtGTAGTTTAAGAGAACATTTTTAACACTTTTTCGAACTCGCCTGGACATTTCAGGAGCTTCATGGCGCTGAAACTTCTTTTTGTTTACCTATAAAAGGTGTATCTAATTTAAAGGGAAACTCTTTTAAAAAATCATAGAATAtgcaaaaagaaagaggagctgGCAAAAAAATAGAACCTTCCTGTGGGACTAAAAAGTGGGGGGCCGATTGGGGGGCAGTCCTAGTCCTCTCCGATCAGACAGTACGGCAGATCCCTCTCTAAAGCTTCATATTTTCTATTGAAACAAACAGCCTTGCTGTTTTAGAGTGATAGTGAAATGCCTCACCTTAAAAGAAAATCTGtagattattttaaaaagaattcTATTTTTGTAACACAAAAGAGTTGCTTGAGAAGTCATACTTATTTGCATTTCATCTGCCATAGAAAGGGGGATTTGTGTATAACTGTTATGCTGGTTTTGTACACTTGCAATGTGATTCATGGTTTGTTAAGAGGTAAAGGTGGCTTCTGAATCCCACATGAAAAAAAATTCTCCCCTTGTTCTTGATTCAAACGCAAAGCATTTTCAATGTTTTGCTCTTTAAAACATAATATTATTCCCATCCTGATAATTACTTTGGTTCATATGGATAGTTCATGtttaaggaaagaaaagagtacatttgtgttttgacagactttttaaatatatttgaaggTGTGATTTTTGAGTATGCATAGCAAATAGATatgtattctatatatataatatagatatttatataaatatataaacacaattTTCACTCTGAAAGAAATGTCTATCTTTATAGAAACACAATCATAATCAGTTGCCCTTACTTTCTCACTGCACATTAAAACATTGATTTCcttgatgcttttcttttgtgtcttaTGTTGCCAGTCTGCCTCACGTACCGATGTCCTTCTTTCTGACCGTATGAGTAATGAGTGTCTTCCAGGGAAGTTAACCAAACATCAGCATCTGCAGATCCTGTTGAAAAGTAAACGGTGCCCTCATCTGCCAACTCCCCTTACAGTGGACAACACTACAAGACGGAAATAGTACCAGACAAGCGGAAAGCAGTGTGTGCATCTGCACATTCTGCTTATTCACAGAAAAAACTACAGGTTGAACAGGATAGATTTTCAAATGTGCTTTGCAAACAATGAGCCGTGAGACCTACAAAAGAGTGTAGTTAGGAGCTCCTGTCCAGGTGTTGGGACTTTTTGTCTTCCTGTCCCCCAATGACATCACAGAACCCTAACGAGAACTATCCTTAATGCAGAATGCAGAGTGCAAATGAGAAAGATCAACAATTATGCATGTAATGACGAATGTCATGATCCGAACCTCACGGACTGAAGGCTGATACGGGGTCTCTGAGGCCTTGTAGTCtacatttctcaaaatgtaACTGCAAGCTCCCTGTGACTGCTGCAGGGTTTTCTTGTTGCATCTTATCCCCCTTGCTCTCCCCATTTCTGTTTCCTGCCTATCTCTCCTGTCAGATAGAGGCAGAAATGCCTGAGAGACACTACTTTTTTTGTAAGTGCTGATAAAAGAAGCCAGTAATTCTCATCGGAGTAATTCTCTCTTGCTGGGCTTCCTCAACACAATGGAGGTGCAGCGCTGCCAAACAGTGCCATCTCCTGGGAATTTGCATTATTTACAAGGCGTGTTTGTGATAAAATGCTGGTAAACACAGAAACGGAAAGTAGATTTACTGATTCTCTGTCAACCCCAGGGGAGAAACTGAGGCAGAGGGAAG
The window above is part of the Gasterosteus aculeatus chromosome 16, fGasAcu3.hap1.1, whole genome shotgun sequence genome. Proteins encoded here:
- the il1rapl1a gene encoding interleukin-1 receptor accessory protein-like 1-A isoform X1 translates to MRPPSPLLILLYVTLSKTVKAFSKRGSVDGCTDWSVDYLKYRVLQGEPVRLKCALFYGYIRANYSQAQSVGLSLMWYRSSGLGHSDFEEPISFDGVRMSKEEDAIWFRPADLQDVGLYSCVLRNSTYCMKVSMSLTVAENDTNLCFNSNMRRAEKAELSKSKDILCPDIDDYVELGKEPDITWFKECRPKQWRASIIQKRDILSIQEVKEDDIGNYTCEVQFGGFVVRRTTELTVTAPLTDKPPKILFPSENKISNMELQLGSALNLTCRAFFGYSGDVSPLIYWMKGEKFIEDLDEERIQESDIKIVKEHLGEQEVAISLTIDSLEEEDLGNYSCYVENGNGRRQATIQLFRRAELMYTVELAGGLGAILLLLIFLISLYKCHKIELMLFYRRHFGSEDVDGENKDYDAYLSYTKVDPDQWSQETKEEERFALEILPDVLEKHYGYKLFIPDRDLIPTGSLTNEHYQDERRLFGAYIEDVARCVDQSKRLIIVMTPNYVVRRGWSIFELETRLRNMLVTGEIKVILIECAELRGIMNYQEVEALKHTIKTLTVIKWRGPKSNKLNSKFWKQLQYEMPFRRTEPMLTNEPALDVSEQGPFGELQTVSAISMAAATSTAMATAHPELRSTFHNTYHTTMRQKHYYRSYEYDLPPGGTLPPLSSLGNQHTYCNIPLTLLNGQRPPGKSREHSLEEAHANNAMLPLLPRETSISSVIW
- the il1rapl1a gene encoding interleukin-1 receptor accessory protein-like 1-A isoform X2; this translates as MRPPSPLLILLYVTLSKTVKAFSKRGSVDGCTDWSVDYLKYRVLQGEPVRLKCALFYGYIRANYSQAQSVGLSLMWYRSSGLGHSDFEEPISFDGVRMSKEEDAIWFRPADLQDVGLYSCVLRNSTYCMKVSMSLTVAENDTNLCFNSNMRRAEKAELSKSKDILCPDIDDYVELGKEPDITWFKECRPKQWRASIIQKRDILSIQEVKEDDIGNYTCEVQFGGFVVRRTTELTVTAPLTDKPPKILFPSENKISNMELQLGSALNLTCRAFFGYSGDVSPLIYWMKGEKFIEDLDEERIQESDIKIVKEHLGEQEVAISLTIDSLEEEDLGNYSCYVENGNGRRQATIQLFRRAELMYTVELAGGLGAILLLLIFLISLYKCHKIELMLFYRRHFGSEDVDGENKDYDAYLSYTKVDPDQWSQETKEEERFALEILPDVLEKHYGYKLFIPDRDLIPTGTYIEDVARCVDQSKRLIIVMTPNYVVRRGWSIFELETRLRNMLVTGEIKVILIECAELRGIMNYQEVEALKHTIKTLTVIKWRGPKSNKLNSKFWKQLQYEMPFRRTEPMLTNEPALDVSEQGPFGELQTVSAISMAAATSTAMATAHPELRSTFHNTYHTTMRQKHYYRSYEYDLPPGGTLPPLSSLGNQHTYCNIPLTLLNGQRPPGKSREHSLEEAHANNAMLPLLPRETSISSVIW